The following proteins come from a genomic window of Lolium rigidum isolate FL_2022 chromosome 5, APGP_CSIRO_Lrig_0.1, whole genome shotgun sequence:
- the LOC124651783 gene encoding DPH4 homolog, producing the protein MLQDSYISNQKTLYEVLSVSEDATYDEIRVAYKSAALSTHPDKARTILKSFESSSEQHGFFGVQEAWEILRHPKSRGEYDKQLQSSRQSIEIIASDIEIDDMTVENSADGVELLYACRCGDYFSITSCELGEMGILVGEDGEIELQAPDSVSTSVVLGCGSCSLKARLVINKT; encoded by the coding sequence ATGCTTCAAGACAGCTACATTTCCAACCAGAAGACCTTATATGAAGTTCTATCTGTGAGTGAAGATGCTACATATGACGAAATCCGTGTGGCATACAAGTCTGCTGCTTTAAGTACACATCCTGACAAGGCACGGACAATTCTGAAGTCATTTGAATCTTCGAGTGAGCAGCATGGGTTTTTCGGTGTGCAGGAAGCATGGGAAATCCTACGACATCCTAAATCTCGAGGAGAGTATGATAAACAGCTGCAATCATCCAGACAGAGTATTGAAATTATTGCATCTGATATCGAGATTGATGATATGACTGTTGAAAATTCCGCGGATGGTGTGGAGCTATTGTACGCTTGTAGGTGTGGTGATTATTTTTCGATCACTTCTTGTGAACTTGGTGAGATGGGAATTTTGGTGGGTGAAGATGGTGAGATAGAACTGCAGGCACCTGATTCTGTGTCGACGTCTGTTGTTTTGGGCTGTGGCTCGTGTTCTCTTAAAGCACGGTTGGTTATAAACAAAACTTGA